One segment of Gammaproteobacteria bacterium DNA contains the following:
- a CDS encoding IS21 family transposase, with protein sequence MRKIQEVLRLQAAGHSQPQIARSCGIGRSTVGEYLQRARRAGLGWPLPKGMMADELERRLFPPRPAAGSADRGKPDWATVHQELRRPGVTLWLLWEEYKATHPQGYQYTWFCQQYRAWVAHTDVVMRQTHRAGEKVFVDYAGPTVPIVDRITGELRQAQVFVAVLGASNYTYVEATWTQGLDDWLMAHVRAFAFFGGVPEIVVPDNLKTGVQTPHRYEPDLNPSYLELAAHYGVAVIPARVRKPRDKAKAESGVLVVERWILARLRHRTLFSLDELNTVIRELRDALNQRAFKKLPGSRQHWFATLEQPALRPLPAEPYVFAQWKKARVNIDYHIDIERHYYSVPYLLVRQEVEVRLTATTVEVFHQRQRVACHRRHPQPGRHTTVTAHMPKAHREYAEWTPERLVRWAHQTGPHTATLVG encoded by the coding sequence ATGCGCAAGATTCAAGAAGTGCTTCGTTTGCAGGCGGCGGGCCATAGCCAACCACAAATTGCCCGGAGTTGCGGGATCGGCCGTAGCACGGTCGGAGAGTATCTGCAACGCGCCCGACGAGCGGGCCTGGGTTGGCCCCTGCCCAAGGGCATGATGGCCGATGAATTGGAACGACGGTTGTTTCCGCCGCGCCCCGCCGCTGGGTCTGCGGATCGCGGAAAACCGGATTGGGCCACCGTCCACCAGGAATTACGCCGCCCCGGCGTCACCTTGTGGCTCTTGTGGGAAGAGTACAAAGCCACGCATCCCCAGGGCTATCAATACACCTGGTTCTGCCAGCAGTATCGGGCTTGGGTGGCGCATACCGATGTGGTGATGCGCCAGACCCATCGGGCCGGTGAGAAGGTGTTTGTGGACTACGCCGGTCCCACCGTGCCCATCGTGGACCGCATCACGGGTGAACTCCGCCAGGCCCAAGTGTTTGTTGCGGTGCTGGGCGCCAGCAATTACACCTATGTGGAGGCGACCTGGACCCAAGGACTGGATGACTGGCTCATGGCGCATGTCCGGGCCTTTGCATTTTTCGGCGGTGTCCCGGAAATTGTGGTTCCAGATAATTTGAAAACCGGCGTCCAGACGCCGCACCGCTATGAGCCCGACCTCAACCCCAGTTATCTGGAGTTAGCCGCCCATTATGGCGTCGCGGTGATCCCCGCGCGTGTCCGAAAACCGCGTGATAAAGCCAAAGCGGAAAGTGGCGTGCTCGTGGTGGAACGCTGGATTCTGGCCCGCTTGCGCCATCGGACTCTGTTCAGTCTCGACGAACTCAACACGGTCATCCGCGAACTGCGCGACGCCCTCAATCAGCGCGCCTTCAAAAAACTCCCCGGTTCCCGTCAGCATTGGTTTGCAACGCTGGAACAACCGGCGTTGCGTCCCTTACCGGCCGAACCCTACGTGTTCGCGCAATGGAAAAAAGCGCGCGTCAACATTGACTATCACATTGACATCGAGCGCCATTACTATTCGGTCCCCTACCTCCTGGTGCGCCAGGAAGTGGAGGTGCGCCTGACCGCCACCACGGTCGAGGTCTTCCATCAACGTCAGCGGGTGGCTTGTCATCGCCGCCATCCGCAGCCTGGTCGCCATACCACCGTAACCGCCCACATGCCCAAAGCCCATCGGGAGTACGCCGAATGGACGCCCGAACGGTTAGTGCGCTGGGCTCACCAGACCGGCCCCCACACGGCGACTCTAGTGGGCTGA
- a CDS encoding IS630 family transposase, whose amino-acid sequence MNAEWMFDARKIPDEVMNYIRRIAVRAVEEKHYGPELVADFLGIDRTSIYDWLRNYRYEGEEALDTRKALGATCVMTPDIDRWLKETILNTTPADHGYDTVLWTLEIMVNLLKEYFGLWVSDATVRLHLHQLGLSCQKPCYHALNQDQEEVKKFINEEFKEIQKRAQELGADIAFQDESWVQGHTRSGRTWGLVGHPPEIKVSDDRGGFHILSMVTATGELIFEVTTQK is encoded by the coding sequence ATGAACGCGGAATGGATGTTTGATGCACGTAAAATACCGGATGAAGTGATGAATTACATCCGGCGTATTGCGGTTCGCGCGGTCGAAGAGAAGCATTATGGTCCGGAGCTTGTTGCTGATTTTTTGGGTATCGACCGAACGAGTATTTATGATTGGCTTCGCAACTATCGTTATGAAGGAGAAGAAGCCCTGGATACCCGGAAAGCGCTCGGCGCCACGTGTGTGATGACTCCGGATATTGATCGATGGTTAAAAGAAACGATACTCAATACGACGCCGGCGGATCATGGCTATGATACGGTTTTATGGACTTTAGAGATCATGGTTAATTTATTGAAAGAGTACTTTGGTTTATGGGTATCGGATGCCACGGTTCGTCTGCATTTACATCAATTAGGACTGAGTTGTCAAAAACCTTGTTATCATGCCTTAAACCAGGATCAGGAGGAAGTTAAAAAGTTTATTAATGAAGAATTTAAAGAGATTCAGAAGCGGGCTCAAGAACTTGGAGCGGATATTGCGTTTCAGGATGAGTCATGGGTTCAAGGCCATACGCGTTCTGGACGGACGTGGGGCTTAGTCGGTCATCCGCCTGAAATTAAAGTGAGTGATGACCGGGGTGGGTTTCACATTTTATCGATGGTTACGGCGACGGGCGAGTTAATATTTGAAGTGACCACTCAAAAATGA
- a CDS encoding transposase has product MSGVFIAFLEKALEGRERPLIVITDNASYHTSKEVKAFLETHRKQIRLFFLPPHSPELNPDEQVWNEIKNDHLEKEPIKNRADFRARVYSALEKLKEFQERVKSFFRLPDTQYANPEKAPA; this is encoded by the coding sequence GTGAGTGGGGTTTTCATTGCCTTTTTAGAGAAGGCATTAGAGGGTCGAGAGCGCCCATTAATTGTCATCACGGACAATGCGTCTTATCATACCTCGAAAGAAGTCAAAGCCTTTCTTGAGACGCATCGAAAACAAATCCGCTTGTTCTTTCTTCCCCCCCACTCGCCAGAGTTAAATCCGGATGAACAGGTTTGGAATGAGATCAAAAATGATCATCTGGAAAAGGAGCCAATTAAAAACCGGGCTGATTTCAGAGCGCGCGTTTATTCTGCTTTGGAAAAGCTAAAAGAATTTCAGGAAAGGGTCAAATCATTTTTTAGGCTCCCTGATACTCAATACGCTAATCCTGAAAAAGCTCCAGCATGA
- a CDS encoding IS5 family transposase, whose protein sequence is MSWPKEKPFNRYPSDLTDAEWERVQPLLEEREPNTRGRPREVDLREILNAIFYINKTGCQWRYLLKDFPAYTTVSTYYHQWINNGVFEKINTALHQKFRQEVGRNETPSAAIIDSQSVKGTQECADETGFDGGKLVKGRKRHILVDTMGCLIYVGVHAANIPDVKGAPQVLQGGLSIANTIRKVWADGAYQGESLAQWLEKNFNCTIEVVNKNKEEKGFQVLPRRWVVERSLAWLGRSRRLSRDYERKPASSQSQVYLASIRLMLRKIFKNRELLQEPILEAA, encoded by the coding sequence ATGTCTTGGCCGAAGGAAAAACCGTTTAATCGCTATCCCAGTGATCTCACCGATGCGGAATGGGAGAGGGTTCAACCCCTTTTGGAAGAACGCGAGCCAAATACGCGAGGACGTCCCCGAGAAGTGGATCTCCGCGAGATTTTAAATGCAATTTTTTACATCAATAAAACGGGTTGTCAGTGGCGATATCTTCTCAAAGATTTTCCGGCGTATACCACCGTCAGCACTTATTATCATCAATGGATCAATAACGGTGTTTTCGAGAAAATTAACACGGCGCTTCACCAAAAATTTCGTCAAGAAGTAGGGCGAAATGAGACCCCAAGCGCCGCGATCATTGATAGCCAATCGGTGAAAGGCACTCAGGAATGTGCGGATGAAACAGGATTTGATGGAGGCAAGTTAGTTAAAGGAAGAAAAAGGCATATTCTAGTGGATACAATGGGTTGTCTAATTTATGTCGGGGTGCATGCCGCGAATATTCCGGATGTAAAAGGCGCACCACAGGTATTACAAGGTGGGCTATCCATCGCCAATACGATCCGGAAAGTTTGGGCCGATGGTGCTTATCAAGGTGAGTCCCTGGCTCAATGGCTTGAGAAAAACTTTAACTGCACGATTGAAGTTGTTAACAAAAATAAAGAAGAGAAAGGATTTCAGGTTTTACCTCGGCGATGGGTTGTTGAAAGAAGCCTCGCTTGGTTGGGGCGATCTCGTCGATTAAGTAGAGATTACGAAAGGAAGCCTGCATCGAGTCAAAGTCAAGTCTACCTTGCTTCAATTCGATTAATGTTGCGAAAAATATTTAAGAATCGTGAATTATTGCAGGAACCCATTTTAGAGGCTGCGTAG
- a CDS encoding IS110 family transposase, translated as MKEYTNERVIKVVGIDLAKRSFHVYGVDENGQRVIRRTFNRVRLSEFMANLPACTVAMEACGSAHYWARQFREDGHEVRLIAPQFVKPFVKSNKNDAVDAEAICEAAQRPRMRLVAIKSVEQQDIQAIHRMRSLGVERRTAQVNQIRGFLLEYGIEIPQGRVAVNQRLPEILEDPENGLSERFRAELRELADELRHLDERVAHYDAQIETLAESHPQAQALMTIPGLGAKGATALVAAVGEDPRLFKNGRGLAAWLGLVPRQHSTGGRDRLLGISKRGDVYLRQLLIHGARAVLRWVERKDDPTSRWARGLKGRRHANVAAVALANKIARIAYAVMTTGQPYDAAKGALAPV; from the coding sequence ATGAAAGAGTATACCAATGAGCGCGTCATTAAGGTTGTCGGCATTGATCTGGCCAAGCGGAGTTTTCACGTTTACGGCGTGGACGAGAACGGTCAACGGGTGATCCGCAGGACCTTCAACCGGGTACGTCTGAGTGAATTCATGGCGAATCTGCCCGCCTGTACGGTGGCCATGGAAGCCTGTGGCAGTGCGCACTATTGGGCGCGGCAGTTCCGGGAGGACGGCCATGAGGTACGGTTGATCGCGCCCCAGTTCGTGAAGCCCTTTGTGAAATCCAATAAAAACGACGCCGTCGATGCCGAGGCGATTTGCGAAGCGGCCCAGCGGCCCAGGATGCGGTTGGTGGCGATCAAGAGCGTGGAACAGCAAGATATCCAGGCGATTCACCGGATGCGCAGTTTGGGGGTGGAACGCCGCACCGCCCAGGTCAATCAGATTCGCGGTTTTTTGTTGGAATACGGCATTGAAATCCCGCAGGGGCGTGTGGCGGTGAACCAGCGCCTGCCGGAGATTCTTGAGGATCCAGAGAACGGCCTCAGCGAGCGCTTCCGGGCTGAGCTACGCGAGTTGGCTGACGAACTCCGTCACTTGGATGAACGGGTTGCTCATTATGACGCCCAGATTGAGACCCTGGCGGAAAGCCATCCGCAGGCGCAAGCGTTGATGACGATCCCCGGTCTGGGCGCCAAGGGCGCGACCGCGTTGGTAGCGGCCGTCGGCGAGGATCCCCGACTCTTTAAGAACGGGCGGGGTTTGGCGGCTTGGCTGGGCCTGGTGCCGCGCCAGCACTCCACCGGTGGACGGGACCGCTTACTGGGTATCAGTAAACGGGGGGATGTCTACCTGCGGCAGTTGCTGATTCATGGCGCCCGCGCCGTGTTGCGCTGGGTCGAGCGCAAGGACGATCCGACGAGCCGCTGGGCCCGGGGACTGAAAGGCCGTCGCCATGCCAACGTGGCGGCCGTCGCGTTGGCCAACAAGATCGCCCGGATCGCCTATGCGGTGATGACGACCGGCCAGCCCTATGATGCGGCCAAAGGCGCTCTGGCTCCGGTTTGA
- a CDS encoding MBL fold metallo-hydrolase has translation MIFRQLFEPVSCTYTYLLGCPATGECALIDPVLETVERDLAVIRELCLQLAFTVETHVHADHVTGALKLKHLAGSRIAGPALDELPCTDVGLRAGKPLMIGEIALHPLFTPGHTSTHHAYHVETNVQPFLFSGDALLIDGCGRTDFQSGDPIALYHSIHEQFFTLPDETLVYPGHDYAGRCVSSIAQEKARNPRLGGGKSLEAFVAIMQSLDLTPPQKMVFAVPGNLLCGQCPPNVPDEMRRLCVQG, from the coding sequence ATGATTTTTCGGCAATTGTTCGAACCGGTGTCCTGCACCTATACCTACCTGCTCGGTTGTCCAGCAACCGGCGAATGCGCACTGATCGATCCGGTGCTTGAAACTGTGGAGCGGGATCTAGCGGTGATTCGCGAACTCTGCCTGCAACTGGCTTTTACCGTCGAAACCCATGTCCATGCCGACCATGTGACCGGAGCGCTCAAGCTTAAGCATTTGGCAGGCAGCCGGATCGCGGGACCTGCGCTTGACGAGTTGCCCTGCACGGATGTCGGTTTGCGTGCGGGCAAACCATTAATGATCGGTGAAATTGCGCTACATCCATTGTTTACACCGGGTCATACGTCAACCCATCACGCTTACCATGTGGAAACCAATGTTCAGCCGTTCTTGTTCTCAGGCGATGCCCTGTTGATTGATGGCTGCGGACGCACCGATTTCCAGTCCGGCGATCCAATCGCTCTGTATCACAGTATTCATGAGCAGTTTTTCACTCTGCCGGATGAAACCCTGGTTTATCCGGGGCATGACTACGCGGGGCGCTGTGTGTCCTCGATTGCCCAGGAAAAGGCGCGCAATCCACGTCTTGGCGGCGGCAAAAGCCTGGAAGCGTTCGTGGCGATTATGCAGAGCCTGGATCTGACGCCGCCCCAAAAAATGGTGTTCGCTGTTCCCGGCAATCTATTGTGTGGTCAATGTCCGCCTAATGTGCCCGATGAAATGCGTCGCTTGTGCGTTCAGGGTTGA
- a CDS encoding bifunctional acetate--CoA ligase family protein/GNAT family N-acetyltransferase translates to MTIRNLEYLFKPRSIAVIGRGKQPDGPDAAVEFNLIEGGFKGPVMPVNPDQRSIAGVLAYPNIASLPVSPDLAILTTPLDEAPALIDELGQRGTRAVLLLSREVLQDHRGAKAALLSQDMLRKHPDDGKVLKQKILDTAKPYLLRVMGPDHLGYIAPSANVNASLSGNRPLAGHIALLCQSAAVMRSVIDWATSRNIGFSHVISVGVRWDVDFGDLLDYLLRDYQTRAILMYMENTRNRRKFVSAARVAARVKPVIVLKPHDFRTGPVEDAVYDAVFQRAGILRVDSIEQLFSAAETLATARPVYSDRLTIVSNSYSLALMTSDTLLRYDGHLAEISAATRERVAQTCRPGHVIENPVDLGDTAGPDQYGQSLDLLLREPGADGVLVIHAPASTDRSLDCAQAVTERAAKSRRLVMTCWLGESSAEPARELFKNAQIPTYEAPDEAVEAFMRLAQYRRNQELLMETPPSVPEEFTADAETARRIIQIALTAGRRRLNAYEASQVLSAYEIPVVPLQFASTPEAATDIALELGMPVALKILSPDIVNKSDVGGVAFSLKNPLEVLVAATEMLNRVRDLAPEAVIDGFAVQPMHYRHNIYELMMGVRTGKRFGPVIFFGQGGTEAGVIDDVAYALPPLNMQLARDLIWRTRLYRRLSTNRGRPVDLDAIALTLLKISQMVVDLAEVVELDINPIWLSSDGLLALDANVVIEPSAEPAAKRLAILPYPKQMERRYTLPDGRSFLMRPILPEDEPELQNLVKRMPAEDVRMRFFQPIHELSHEMAARLTQLDYEREMAIIVTDPDVIPGKGTIWGVVRCNADPDMERAEYAILVDRAMIGIGLGPMLMRYIIEYARQQGIKEIYGEVLRENESMLRLNRALNFKIEATPDDPGVLHVKLPLV, encoded by the coding sequence ATGACCATTCGCAATCTTGAATATCTGTTCAAACCCCGCTCCATTGCGGTCATCGGGCGTGGCAAACAGCCTGATGGCCCTGATGCCGCCGTGGAATTTAACTTGATTGAAGGTGGCTTCAAAGGCCCAGTGATGCCGGTGAATCCCGATCAGCGGTCCATTGCCGGGGTGCTGGCCTACCCGAATATCGCCAGTCTGCCGGTCAGTCCGGACCTGGCCATTTTAACCACGCCGCTCGATGAAGCGCCGGCCCTGATCGATGAACTCGGTCAACGGGGGACGCGGGCCGTGCTGTTACTCAGCCGCGAAGTATTGCAGGATCACCGTGGGGCAAAGGCAGCGTTGCTCAGCCAGGACATGTTGCGCAAGCACCCGGATGATGGGAAAGTGCTGAAACAGAAAATTCTTGATACGGCAAAGCCTTATTTGTTACGGGTCATGGGGCCGGATCACTTAGGCTATATCGCACCATCGGCGAATGTCAACGCTAGTTTGAGCGGCAATCGACCCTTGGCTGGCCATATCGCGCTGCTCTGTCAATCGGCGGCGGTGATGCGCAGCGTGATCGACTGGGCCACCAGCCGCAATATCGGTTTTTCTCATGTGATCTCCGTAGGCGTTCGCTGGGATGTCGACTTTGGCGATCTGCTGGATTATCTGCTACGGGATTATCAGACTCGCGCCATCCTGATGTATATGGAAAATACCCGCAATCGCCGCAAGTTTGTCTCCGCCGCGCGCGTCGCCGCCCGGGTCAAACCGGTAATCGTGCTGAAACCGCACGATTTTCGCACCGGTCCGGTCGAAGACGCGGTTTACGACGCCGTCTTCCAGCGCGCCGGCATCCTGCGCGTAGACAGCATCGAACAATTATTTAGCGCGGCGGAGACCCTGGCCACCGCCAGGCCGGTTTACAGCGACCGGCTCACCATTGTCAGCAACAGTTACAGCCTGGCACTGATGACCAGCGATACCTTGCTGCGCTACGACGGCCATCTGGCGGAAATCAGCGCGGCGACCCGTGAGCGCGTAGCGCAAACCTGCCGGCCCGGCCATGTCATTGAAAATCCGGTCGATCTTGGCGATACGGCTGGCCCTGATCAGTATGGCCAGTCGCTGGATCTATTGTTGCGGGAACCCGGGGCCGATGGGGTGCTGGTGATCCACGCCCCGGCCTCGACCGACCGCTCCCTGGACTGCGCCCAGGCCGTGACCGAGCGGGCGGCCAAGAGCCGGCGGTTGGTGATGACCTGCTGGCTGGGTGAATCGTCGGCGGAGCCGGCGCGCGAATTATTCAAAAATGCGCAGATTCCTACCTATGAAGCGCCAGACGAGGCGGTCGAGGCGTTTATGCGGCTGGCTCAGTATCGACGTAATCAGGAACTGCTGATGGAGACTCCGCCCTCGGTGCCCGAGGAGTTCACAGCAGATGCCGAGACCGCCCGCCGGATTATCCAGATCGCGCTGACTGCAGGCCGTCGACGGCTAAACGCCTATGAAGCCAGCCAGGTGCTCAGCGCCTACGAAATCCCGGTCGTGCCCCTGCAATTTGCATCCACCCCGGAAGCGGCGACCGATATAGCGCTGGAATTGGGGATGCCGGTCGCTCTCAAGATTCTTTCGCCAGACATTGTCAATAAATCCGATGTCGGCGGCGTGGCGTTCAGCCTCAAGAATCCACTGGAAGTGCTGGTGGCGGCGACCGAGATGTTGAACCGGGTGCGCGATCTCGCTCCCGAAGCGGTCATTGACGGTTTCGCGGTGCAACCCATGCACTATCGGCATAATATTTATGAATTGATGATGGGCGTGCGGACCGGCAAACGGTTTGGACCCGTGATCTTTTTCGGTCAGGGCGGCACCGAGGCCGGCGTTATCGATGATGTCGCTTACGCCTTGCCGCCACTGAACATGCAGCTGGCGCGCGATCTGATCTGGCGAACCCGGTTGTATCGTCGACTGAGCACGAATCGTGGCCGGCCAGTCGATCTGGACGCCATTGCTCTGACCTTGCTAAAAATTTCGCAAATGGTGGTCGATTTAGCGGAAGTGGTGGAACTGGACATTAATCCCATCTGGCTCAGTTCCGACGGATTGCTGGCGTTGGATGCTAATGTAGTGATCGAACCCAGTGCGGAACCCGCCGCCAAAAGGTTAGCAATTTTGCCCTATCCCAAGCAGATGGAACGCCGCTATACCCTGCCCGATGGTCGTTCTTTCCTGATGCGACCTATTCTGCCAGAGGATGAACCGGAGTTGCAGAATCTGGTGAAACGGATGCCAGCGGAAGATGTGCGGATGCGGTTTTTCCAGCCAATTCATGAATTATCGCATGAAATGGCGGCCCGTTTGACACAACTGGATTACGAACGCGAAATGGCGATTATTGTCACCGATCCAGATGTCATTCCCGGTAAAGGCACAATTTGGGGGGTGGTGCGTTGTAATGCGGACCCGGACATGGAAAGGGCTGAGTATGCGATCCTGGTGGACCGCGCCATGATCGGAATCGGGCTGGGGCCGATGTTAATGCGTTACATTATCGAATACGCCAGGCAACAGGGCATCAAGGAAATTTATGGCGAAGTTCTGCGGGAGAATGAATCGATGCTCCGACTCAATCGGGCGCTCAATTTCAAAATTGAGGCAACACCTGACGATCCTGGAGTGCTGCATGTGAAGTTGCCATTGGTCTAA
- the acsA gene encoding acetate--CoA ligase produces MIPKTLNDREPVPNLTDIEAMRATFSWDAARAECAGLPDGGLNIAFEAVDRWVAAGCGEAVALRWLGKNGERRDFSYAELARLSNRFANALQRLGIQPGDRVCILAGRIPELYITALGTLKAGAVFCPLFSAFGPEPVRVRLVKSRARVLITTTLLHQRKVREQRSELPHLEQVLLTDGNGDEPGTRSFHALLEAETDHRPSPRTQPEDWALLHFTSGTTGTPKGAIHVHEAVVAHGLTGRWVLDLRPGDIYWCTADPGWVTGVSYGIIAPLVNGATLVVDEAEFDARRWYAILDRERVNVWYTAPTAVRMLMKMGTEALCGRDLSALRFMASVGEPLNPEAVHWSMAALGRPFHDTWWQTETGAIMIANYRAVPIQPGSMGQPLPGIEAAIVQRRPDGGVDRLPPGVEGELALRAGWPSMFRGYLEDEEHYRQCFADGWYLSGDLATCDADGYFRFVGRNDDVIKTSGHLVGPFEVENVLMEHPAVVEAGMIGKPDEFAGQIVKVFVALKAGYEPSDALRKELLGFARTYLGPAVAPRELEFVADLPKTRSGKIVRRLLRARELGLPLGDVSTLEEERSQDSNA; encoded by the coding sequence ATGATACCCAAAACCCTGAATGACCGCGAACCGGTCCCGAATCTGACAGACATTGAAGCCATGCGCGCTACGTTCTCTTGGGACGCCGCCCGCGCTGAATGCGCCGGTTTGCCGGATGGTGGTCTGAACATTGCCTTTGAAGCAGTGGATCGCTGGGTCGCCGCCGGTTGTGGTGAAGCTGTCGCATTGCGCTGGCTGGGCAAGAACGGTGAGCGACGGGATTTCAGTTACGCCGAATTGGCGCGCCTCAGCAATCGCTTTGCCAACGCTCTCCAACGACTAGGCATTCAACCGGGCGACCGGGTTTGCATTCTGGCGGGACGGATTCCCGAACTCTATATCACTGCGCTGGGAACGCTGAAAGCAGGCGCGGTCTTTTGCCCGCTCTTTTCCGCGTTCGGTCCAGAGCCAGTGCGGGTGCGCTTGGTGAAAAGCCGGGCGCGGGTACTGATTACTACGACGCTGCTGCACCAGCGCAAGGTGCGGGAACAGCGGAGCGAATTGCCGCATCTGGAGCAGGTGTTGCTGACCGACGGCAATGGTGACGAACCCGGCACTCGCTCGTTCCACGCTCTGCTGGAGGCTGAAACCGACCACCGGCCCTCACCGCGCACCCAACCCGAAGACTGGGCGCTGCTGCATTTCACCAGCGGCACCACCGGAACGCCCAAGGGCGCGATCCACGTTCACGAAGCCGTGGTCGCTCATGGGTTGACTGGCCGCTGGGTGCTGGATTTGCGGCCTGGGGATATTTACTGGTGCACCGCCGATCCCGGTTGGGTCACTGGCGTTTCCTACGGCATCATCGCACCGCTGGTGAATGGCGCGACCTTGGTGGTCGATGAAGCGGAATTCGATGCGCGGCGCTGGTATGCCATTTTGGACCGCGAACGGGTCAATGTGTGGTACACCGCGCCGACCGCGGTCCGCATGCTGATGAAAATGGGCACCGAAGCCCTATGTGGACGTGATTTAAGCGCCTTGCGCTTCATGGCCAGTGTCGGCGAGCCGCTGAATCCCGAAGCGGTTCACTGGAGCATGGCGGCGCTGGGCCGACCTTTTCATGATACCTGGTGGCAAACCGAGACCGGGGCCATCATGATCGCCAATTATCGCGCTGTCCCTATCCAGCCCGGCTCGATGGGCCAACCGTTGCCAGGTATCGAAGCGGCCATTGTTCAGCGCCGACCCGATGGCGGCGTGGATCGCCTGCCGCCGGGTGTGGAAGGCGAACTGGCGCTGCGGGCGGGGTGGCCTTCCATGTTCCGGGGCTATCTGGAGGATGAGGAACACTACCGGCAGTGCTTCGCCGATGGGTGGTATCTGAGCGGCGATCTGGCGACTTGTGATGCCGATGGCTATTTCCGGTTCGTGGGCCGCAACGACGACGTCATTAAAACCTCGGGCCATCTGGTCGGCCCATTTGAGGTCGAGAATGTGCTGATGGAGCATCCGGCGGTGGTGGAAGCCGGCATGATCGGCAAACCGGACGAGTTTGCCGGACAGATCGTCAAGGTCTTTGTCGCATTAAAAGCTGGCTACGAACCTAGCGATGCGCTACGCAAAGAATTGCTGGGCTTCGCACGCACCTATTTGGGGCCGGCAGTGGCGCCGCGCGAACTGGAATTTGTAGCGGATTTGCCCAAAACTCGTAGCGGCAAGATCGTGCGGCGACTTTTGCGTGCTCGCGAACTGGGATTGCCACTGGGTGATGTGTCTACTTTGGAAGAGGAACGTTCGCAAGATTCGAATGCTTAG
- a CDS encoding acyl carrier protein produces MNAISNEQIRDTVLRTLSDVIPNADTQALHPDISFHDQLELDSIDFLRLMMSLEKELNVTIFDFDYPKLSTLKGCEHYLTERLGGA; encoded by the coding sequence ATGAATGCCATAAGCAACGAGCAGATTCGCGACACGGTTCTGCGCACCCTGAGTGATGTCATCCCGAACGCTGATACTCAGGCGCTTCATCCTGACATCAGTTTTCATGATCAACTTGAGTTGGATTCCATTGATTTTCTCCGGCTGATGATGAGCCTGGAAAAGGAACTCAATGTTACGATCTTTGATTTTGACTACCCAAAGCTGTCCACGCTAAAGGGCTGTGAGCATTATCTGACTGAACGGTTAGGAGGGGCGTGA
- a CDS encoding antibiotic biosynthesis monooxygenase → MLMTIAKFEARPEFRMKLLELELALALVEHSRAETGCLEHGCYQDITNADRLLMAGRWTNQEVLENYYESEQFRQLVTQFADWVVEAPPSVSLYEVVEMDRL, encoded by the coding sequence ATGTTAATGACGATCGCGAAATTCGAGGCGCGTCCCGAGTTCAGAATGAAATTGCTGGAACTGGAACTGGCGCTGGCGCTGGTTGAACATTCGCGCGCCGAAACCGGCTGCTTGGAGCATGGTTGTTATCAGGACATTACGAACGCGGACCGATTACTAATGGCCGGCCGCTGGACCAACCAAGAAGTTCTGGAAAATTATTATGAAAGTGAACAATTCCGCCAACTGGTTACCCAGTTTGCGGATTGGGTGGTAGAGGCGCCGCCCTCGGTCAGCCTCTACGAAGTCGTGGAAATGGATCGCCTTTGA
- the pdxH gene encoding pyridoxamine 5'-phosphate oxidase codes for MSQSLAELRQEYSLGALTKAEVDPDPIRQFQRWLDEAIKAELPEPNALTLATADRTGRPFARVVLLKDCDVDGFVFYTNYRSDKGQQLAENPHAALVFLWLELERQVRIEGIVSKVSPSESESYFRTRPHESRLGALASRQSQVVANRQILEERYQQLAAQYSDDNIPMPNQWGGYRVKPEMLEFWQGRHGRMHDRLRYCLRKEGGWLLERLEP; via the coding sequence ATGAGTCAATCCCTTGCCGAACTGCGCCAGGAATATTCCCTGGGCGCTTTAACCAAAGCCGAGGTCGATCCCGATCCCATCCGGCAATTTCAACGCTGGCTGGACGAAGCGATCAAAGCCGAGTTGCCTGAACCTAACGCCTTGACGCTGGCTACCGCTGATCGCACCGGACGTCCATTTGCACGCGTCGTGCTGCTCAAGGATTGTGATGTTGATGGTTTCGTGTTCTACACCAACTATCGCAGCGATAAGGGCCAGCAACTCGCGGAAAATCCCCATGCCGCACTGGTGTTCCTGTGGCTAGAGCTGGAGCGGCAAGTACGCATTGAGGGGATCGTTAGCAAAGTTTCCCCTTCTGAATCAGAATCTTATTTCAGAACCCGGCCGCATGAGAGCCGCCTGGGCGCGCTGGCTTCGCGGCAAAGCCAGGTGGTGGCTAACCGTCAGATTCTGGAGGAGCGTTATCAGCAGTTGGCCGCCCAGTACTCCGATGACAATATTCCAATGCCGAACCAGTGGGGCGGCTATCGGGTGAAGCCGGAAATGCTGGAATTCTGGCAGGGTCGTCATGGCCGGATGCACGACCGCTTGCGCTATTGTCTGCGGAAAGAAGGTGGTTGGTTGCTGGAGCGATTGGAGCCTTGA